A window of the Sabethes cyaneus chromosome 1, idSabCyanKW18_F2, whole genome shotgun sequence genome harbors these coding sequences:
- the LOC128737034 gene encoding complex I intermediate-associated protein 30, mitochondrial produces MNAIFKTIRPSVSLGGATLARYYSHILQSTCGDNSTRLFLHPASRQVVPLIPCNNLFWERDRKGGYQSTQPKVSRWQMIRDGMRELKYELSLFHEEWKERFASDPLVVFRPGETDVVFNFESKADLDKWIVTTDKDHGEGYSEAKFELGPSGFGLFHGKLESRVPKDGRIKRSGYANITRQRIRKSFKRDAFYEWEQYNTLVLKVRGDGRSYLINLASEGYFDILWNDIYHYVLYTRGGPHWQIARIPFSKFFLASKGRVQDSQGAVPLNRISSVGFSVGAKGGHEGQFRLEFDYIGVEFDPLHREEFAYEMYKQQKYIVGT; encoded by the exons gaatgcaatattcaaaactATTCGACCAAGCGTCTCTCTCGGTGGTGCGACGTTGGCTCGTTACTATTCCCACATCCTACAATCGACGTGCGGCGATAATTCCACCCGGCTATTTCTACACCCAGCAAGCAGGCAGGTAGTACCTCTGATTCCGTGCAATAATCTGTTTTGGGAGCGAGATCGCAAGGGTGGATACCAAAGCACCCAACCAAAAGTATCACGATGGCAAATGATACGGGATGGAATGCGTGAATTGAAATACGAGCTGAGCCTATTTCATGAGGAGTGGAAGGAAAGATTTGCGTCCGACCCGCTGGTCGTTTTTCGACCGGGCGAAACCGATgtagtttttaattttgaatcaaaagcCGACCTGGATAAGTGGATTGTTACCACAGATAAAGACCATGGAGAAGGTTACTCAGAAGCAAAGTTTGAGCTGGGTCCTTCCGGGTTCGGCTTGTTTCACGGGAAGCTGGAGTCGCGGGTCCCAAAGGATGGTCGAATTAAACGGTCCGGATATGCTAATATTACTCGTCAACGAATCAGG aAATCGTTTAAGCGTGATGCCTTCTATGAATGGGAACAGTACAACACGCTGGTGTTAAAAGTTCGCGGTGATGGTCGCTCGTATCTTATTAATCTCGCATCGGAAGGCTATTTCGACATTTTGTGGAATGATATTTATCATTACGTGCTCTACACCCGTGGCGGTCCTCATTGGCAAATCGCTCGAATTCCgttttcgaagtttttcttGGCCTCGAAGGGACGAGTGCAGGATAGTCAAGGTGCGGTACCACTAAACAGAATTAGTAGTGTAGGTTTCTCTGTAGGAGCTAAAGGCGGTCACGAAGGGCAGTTTCGGTTGGAATTCGACTACATTGGGGTGGAGTTTGATCCATTACATCGGGAGGAGTTTGCTTACGAAATGTACAAACAGCAGAAGTATATTGTGGGGacataa